The Aspergillus flavus chromosome 2, complete sequence region AAAAAATGATGCCGATATTAAGGGCACACGGGGATCAGATTTTTCCAATACCAACCTAATGATCTTCATGGGTTGCGTGCGCCTATCATACAAGATGATCAGTTCTTTTCTAGTATAGATTTATTGAGCAAATCTGAAAGTTTTGAAGATCATATGAcaaatattatatagttcatactccggagtagagGTTCGAACTTCGAAGTGTCCGCACCGCACAGCCTCCTGTCATTTAGTGGGATTGATCTAAAAAGCTTGAGGCTCATTGAAGTCAATGATTGGAACCGCGTTGCATGATATACCAGCTTATCCTGTTCAAGGTGGTCCAAGTGTCGCCTTCTAGATGAGCTACTAGACTTGATTGGTACTAGTACAGGAAATCTCCAGGCGGTTGAACTGCAAGGCCAACGATCTTAGGTAACAGATAAACCGGCTGGTGTCGGACTAGCTTACCGGCAAGGATCGGCAGCAGCTGCGATTGGACAGTTTACCGGCCCGGTCAAGGAATTTATCCTCCGGTGGGGCCTTTCTTCCCGGCCCGTGAACCGGTCGGTGATCAAAGGTAATTCGCCCCATTTGATGGTTCATCTTTGGCACGGCTGTTCTTATCAAGAACCTCTGGAAAATTCTTGATAACGCATGACCCTGTATTCTGTAAGTATTACCATATTCGCCAGACGAGGAGAAGATAAACTGTCCTATTCGACTACGTCAGAACATACCAACCTACATGTCTCTAACCTCAAGCGGAATGTAAAAGTAGAGTAAGGCCATTTTAACTAGAACATACCCCGTACTGTACAGTAGCCGTCGATCTTAGTCGATCTCAAACTAACCAATTCAGTAGATACGGTGGGTAGATCAGGGCGAAAAGAAACTTTGTCGTGACGGTATTGGAGTGTAATACTCACTCACAGCGCCACCACGCGGACGTCACACGCCAGGTATTCTTTAGTCATTACCAACCAACaatctttttgttcttcagacCGGCTGCCTTGCGGTTTCCACCGGCTAACCCCTTTACCCGTCTATCTCTAATCATGACTTTTTACTATGGTCAAAGAAATGTCATGGAAAGCTACCGGTCTAATTTTTCCCCCTCAATTACGGTGGATTCCTCCGGAAGTACTTATTCATATTTCCGTACTTTTATTCCCTACTTAACCATCTTCCTGTCTACTTGACTTGTCCACACCCATACCTCGACCAGAGACAGTCAGCTCTATACCTACCATCACAATGAAAGCAGCTCGCCGTCCTTTGCGCCCCCTCGCTGGCACCCCCTCCTCCGTTCTGACCCCAAGATACGTCAGCCGCACCAGCAACCCTAAGTCATCGGTGGCGACTTCGACAACAACGAACAATGTGTGGCAGCAAGAACCCCAGACTCCCAAGCAGGAGTTGTCCCCTTTGGCAAAGCTTCCCATCTCATCGGTTTTGCGCTCCCTCGTGATTCTGTCCGTCTCGtcctcttcacttcttctGAAGCCATGCATCAAGACGCTGTCGATGCTGGCGCATCCTAAGACTGCACTTCTGGATGTGGCCAAGAACCCTCTGTTGAATATGCTCGTCAAGCATACCATTTACAAGCAGTTCAACGCTGGCGAAAACAAGCTTGAGGTCCAACGGTCCATTGAAGACATTAAGCGTCTTGGATACAGAGGTGTGCTGCTTGGATATGCCAAGGAGGTCCTAGTTGGAGAGAGCAATGTGGACCCGAAGGATGAGCAAGCAGCCCGTGAGGAAATCCAGATGTGGCTGGATGGAACCCTGCAGACCGTCGACATGGCGCAGGAGGGAGACTTCGTGGCCCTGAAGTAAGTTCTTTGTCCAATCCTTCATCTTGAATCCAAATGCAAACTAACTGGTATAGATTCACCGGCATGGGTGTTCAGGCGCTTGATGTCCTGCAGCGTCAGGCTGCACCAACTGAATTCATGGACCGTGCGATTCAAAAGGTCTGCGATTTGGCTATCTCGCGGAACGTGCGCCTGCTCGTGGATGCCGAGGAGCAGGCCGTCCAACCCGGTATTGAAGAATGGACCATGAAGTATCAGAAATACTGCAACTCTCAGACCCCTGGCCGTGCCATCTTCTACAACACTTATCAGGCTTATCTCTGCTCCACTCCGACAACCCTTGCCAAGCACCTTGAAATCTCCCGCCAGGAAGGTTACACTCTTGGTGTCAAGCTGGTCCGCGGCGCGTATCTCAAGACTGAGCCTCGTCACTTGATCTGGTCCACCAAGGAGGAAACCGACCAATGCTACGACGGTGTTGTGGAAGCCCTTCTGACCCGCAAGTACAACTCGATGCTGAAGTCTGCATCTGAGAAGCACCAGACTGACCTGCCATCTGTCAACGTTATTATCGCCACCCACAACCGGGACTCCGTTCGCAAGGCACATGCTCTTCGTACTGAGCAGGCGATGAAGGGAGAGAACCACGGTGTTGATCTGTCCTATGCTCAGCTGCAGGGAATGGCTGACGAGGTCAGCTGCGAACTTCTGCAAGGCTTCCAGAGTGCTGAGGTGATGAAGGGCGCCTCTATGGAGTCGCCCAATGTCTTCAAGCTTTTGACCTGGGGATCTGTCAAGGAGTGCATGGGCTTCCTGATGAGACGCGCTATTGAGAACACCGAGGCTGTTGGCCGCACCAAGCAATCCCAGGAGGCGATGTTCGAGGAGCTCAAGCGCAGGGCACGCCTGGCGTTCCGCCGCAGCAACTGattatctttccttccctttttcccttcaGCCTTAgctttcatttctttcttttggcgTAATCCCAGGCTCGCATGTTGTTGGcattttgattgattccCTCGCTCTGTTGTTGGGCGGATTGCATATAGATGGCGTTAGCGACTCCTATTTGGCGAATTGATGAATGATAACGAAATTAGATTCATTTGTTGTCCACTGGTTCTTATATAAGACTTTTTGTAAGAGAGTGTGTAACCTCGTAAATCGATTCCGCCGGGAAATCAAGCACCCCGCAGAATCCATTTTCCCGGCGGAGTTGATCGTCTAGATAAAGCCCCGCGCTCCCATTATTAGCCCACATGGAAGCTACTCTCTTGCATTGCTTGATGGGAACCTTGCATTACCTTTGGCTTCATAATAGCGCAGACAACTAGTTTAACATATCTCTGCTCTGATCGAGCATTGCACAAAGACCGAACAAACGATACAGCAGATATACCTTGACAATGTATCTTTTGCCAGAGCCAGCCGTTGCTCGCTTTTTCAGAGAGCTGAATCGGGAACAATGTTATACACTTCTCGATGCTCTGTCTGAGTCCCTGGTGGAAGTGTCGTCTCAGGCGGCAACTCCTGAGTCGGAGCGACTCATCCACCAACCACTCCGTACATCGATAACGACCAAAGACCAGAACATGTCGCTTTTCATGCCGACTTCGAATACTACGAACACAGGGATCAAGATCGTGACCCTTTCTCAGGCACAAGGCCTTACCGCAGTCatcaacatcttctctccaGAGGGTAGATTGCTAGGTTTGCTTAGCGCAAACGAAGTAACTGCCTTCCGTACTGCACTTGCGGTTATGACACTATTTGTTCGTTGCAATTccctgaagaaggagagaattGTGATCTTTGGCTCTGGAAGACAGGCCGAGTGGCACGCACGGCTTGCGCTTCTCCTCGTCCCGGATCAGGTCCGCAGCGTTACCCTTATAAACCGGGGTCGTAAGAGGCTGGATGAAATGAAGGATATTATTGCAGAGCTGCAATCCGCTCACCCTGGTGTTACATTTACAACACTCGCAAAAGAGGATACGCCTAACTATCAAGAACAACTGCAGGCTGCACTAGCAGCATGCGACGTTATCTTTAGCTGTACGCCTTCTACGGAGCCTAACTTCCCCTATGCCTACCTCCAGCCATTCAAGCAGCGATTTATCTCTCTCATTGGTTCCTACAGACCTCATATGAAAGAGATTGATACGGAAACTCTCCTCTCGGGTGGGAGCCAAATCTACGTCGACTCGAAGGAGGCATGCCTGGAAGAATCGGGCGAGCTGATCGATGCGCACGTCAAAGAAGACCAGTTGATTGAGATTGGAGAAATATATGGGAAGCTCGGGAAATCCGAGCCGATCCCTGTCTCGGACACGCATAACGTGGTATTTAAATGCGTGGGCATGGGAATCATGGATCTCACCATCGGAAAGACCCTATTGGATCTTGGTAAAGAACAGGGATTGGGGATGGAGGTCGATGGCTTCTAGGTGGAGTTATTGGGAAAACAACATGAGTGACTGTGTGCCTCGAAAGGACTAAGTATAGTAAAGACGCCGTTCAGTTGTACAGAGACAGTAtccgatatatatatatagaatccaTTTgcatatacggagtagataagaggaatggaaatatatacttcGTACAGTATGTACAATGGTTTGTTTCAATACTGGTTTTGGTATCGGATATAATACCAGTCCCCAGATTCGGTTATCTTCTCATGCGGGGCGGTGTAATGAATAGGTAATTGTACCCGCGTGCTTATCAAAGTGGAAATTTCAATCGAACTTCCAATCAGAGAAAATTATGTCACTAAACTAACCGTACGCTTGGGtactttttctccttctttccccccaTGACTATAGTTCCGGCAGCCACTGCACCCTAAACCTCCCCCGACCctttcttattattattggtATATCCATACCATGCTCCCTCGTTTATTCTGGCCCCCTTGACCTCTTGCCCTACATTTTACCATGGACAGTGGTCTACCAACACCAGCTGGACTCGGTCAGCAGAAACGACCCCGCGTCTCCGAAGAAAACCGCAAAAGAGCTGTTCGAGCGTAAGTAGCTGTCGCACGTGGCTTCTAATCCCAGTAATCATCGGGGGAGAGCTATGTATACTAACACGCCATTCCTGATTTCCAGCTGTGATGGATGTCGCCGGGTGAAGGAAAAATGTGAAGGAGGAGTACCTTGTCGCAGATGTTTGCGTTATCGCCGCCAATGCGTTTTCACACACCCCGACcatgcggagaagattgctCGGTCCTCGTCGATCTCGTACGACCCCTACAACTTTTTCTTGGCCTCTTAGCTCGAAATACTTATAATCTATCGTATATCTAGTCTCCTCGAACGGAATGCCGGCCTTAGTCGACAGAATCTGGTGGATTCGGAACGAATTCGGTACATGGAACGGATCCTTCAGCATTATGTTCCGAACATCTCATTTGATATTCAGTCCCTCCGTAAAACCGCCGAGGAGCTAAAGCATCGACATCGTCATTCTTTCACAGATGCAAGCCCTTCGGTTCGCCTTGACGAGGAGGATTTCGAGGATTTGGCCATCGACGATGAGGATTATATGGTGAAAGCTTTACCCGATAATACAACACGTGCGTGCTTTCGTCCGAACTTGCATTTTTGGCTATTAGCCACAGCCTTGTGTGCTGGTTCCTTTTCTAATTCGAGCGACTGCAGAATATTCCGGAGAGTTTTCCTATCTGAACTTGTCTATGAAAATTCGACAGAAGATAGATGAATGGATGAAAACAGCAGCACCAGAGGTAAAGCCACCACTCCTTCGCTGGTCATACTGCCTGCTGATCCTTGAAGGCGTCTACCGAAACAGACCCATTTGAAGAGCGATGGCGGGCGACACAGCTCCAATCGGGTTCCTCCTTAGTGTCGGCGTCGGTGACGTGCCTACCACCACGTTTCGTAGCCGATTTTCTCGTTCAAATATTCTTCAAATATGCGCAGACCAATAACTTCTATGTCGAAGAAGACTGGATACGAGAGAAGTTGAACATTTGTTATACTAACCCATCGAGCCTTTCTTCCAATGATGCTGGCTCCGTATGTTCGATACTTATGGTCCTGGCCGTTGGGACACAGTTTGCTCATATGGAGTCGGCCATTCCCGTCAACCGGCCGCCCGTCGACCTATCGTCGATGGAGGATCATCACTTCTCGGAAGATGAAGTCGGCTTGACGTTCTATCAGTTCGCTTCGAAGCTGGTTCCAGATATCCTTGCAACAGTCTCCATCCGGAGCGTACAGGCTTGCTTATTGATCGGAACTTATTTATTGCCTCTCGACACCTCGGGCCTTTGCTATACCTACTTTGGTCTAGCCCTTAAAATGGCTATTCAGAATGGCATGCACCGGAGATACCAGGGTGAAGGACTCTCCCCTCGAATGATCGAGGTCCGCAATCGAGTTTTCTGGACAGCTTATACTATTGAAAAGTGAGAAATTCTTGGCCTTGTACCCTGAACTTAATACTTACTCTGTTCTAGACGTGTCAGTATTCTTCACGGGCGACCCGTATCTTTGTCAGATTCGGATGTGGATGCTGCCATGCCGGTTGATTTTCCGGGCTTGAACCTAACGGGGCAGGTCTCAAATCATACTAATATGGTGACGTTGATCACTCTAACTCTCAAGCTTGGCGAAGTTGCCAATGAGATGTGCGTATtgacttttgtcttttctgcCCTAGACTTTAGCTGACGTTATAAAAAAGATCTGCCTTGCGAAAATCTCGCAGGGGTCAACAGCAGGATTGCCTTGAACGACTACTCAATTTGCGGAAGAACCTCGTCGATTGGTGGGCTACACTGCCAGAAGAGACCAATTGTCGAGATTTGAACCCTTCAGGACCACTATTCCGCTCGAATGTTCACTTGAAACTAGATTACTGCCTGACTCGCATTTTCCTTGGGCGCCCATTCCTATTCAGCAACATGAAGATACTCAGTGCAGCCACACCTCAAGCCCCACCGTTTAAGACACCTTCAGGTGTATCAAAGAATAGGTCGACACTTATCACAGATTGTGTAGAAGCTGCTCTCGAAATTATTAATCTCTGCCAGCTACTCCGAGATGAGTCCGGTCTTGCTCGGGCATCGTTCACTGAATTTAGCTCTTGCCGAGCTGCTCTCCTTGTTATCCTCGCACAGAGTTTGACGAAGCGAACCGAACGGTTACGTGAAGCGCTTGAAAAAGGCATGGTCTTAATCAAGATTATGTCCATGGGCGTGGGATCTGCACGCTCTGCTGTTAGTGTAATTGAGACTCTCGAGAGAGCCATTCGCCGTCTCGAAGATTGGAGTGAAAGACAAGCACCGGACAATCCTGGTTCAATGGAGTCAGCATATGATCGCTTCAAGAATTGGGAGATGCTCTGGAA contains the following coding sequences:
- a CDS encoding proline oxidase PrnD, with amino-acid sequence MKAARRPLRPLAGTPSSVLTPRYVSRTSNPKSSVATSTTTNNVWQQEPQTPKQELSPLAKLPISSVLRSLVILSVSSSSLLLKPCIKTLSMLAHPKTALLDVAKNPLLNMLVKHTIYKQFNAGENKLEVQRSIEDIKRLGYRGVLLGYAKEVLVGESNVDPKDEQAAREEIQMWLDGTLQTVDMAQEGDFVALKFTGMGVQALDVLQRQAAPTEFMDRAIQKVCDLAISRNVRLLVDAEEQAVQPGIEEWTMKYQKYCNSQTPGRAIFYNTYQAYLCSTPTTLAKHLEISRQEGYTLGVKLVRGAYLKTEPRHLIWSTKEETDQCYDGVVEALLTRKYNSMLKSASEKHQTDLPSVNVIIATHNRDSVRKAHALRTEQAMKGENHGVDLSYAQLQGMADEVSCELLQGFQSAEVMKGASMESPNVFKLLTWGSVKECMGFLMRRAIENTEAVGRTKQSQEAMFEELKRRARLAFRRSN